The sequence below is a genomic window from Lentisphaerota bacterium.
CGCGGAGAGCGTGAGGACGCGCAACGGCGTCAGTACGCGACAGGTCCTTTATTTGGGCGAGATCAACGACTCCCAGCGGATTCAGTGGTGTTCTGCGATCGAGGTGGTTGACGGCGGGGGCTCGGGCGTGCGCCAAATGAGTCTGTTTCCCGAGGATCGCGTCCCGCCCGCCGGGACTGTGAACCCCGTGCGCGTTCGCCTCGACGCGATGACGCTGCACCGCCCGCGCCAATGGGGCGGCTGCTGGCTGTCCCTGGAACTCTGGAATCTGCTGGAGCTGGAGGCGTTCTGGGGTACGCACGTGGCAGACAGCCGGAAGGGGACACGCTGGACCGACGTGCTGGCGGCGATCGTGACCTACCGACTTCTCGACCCCGGGAGCGAATGGCGGATGCACCGGGAATGGTTCCGAAACACGGCGATGGCCGACCTCCTCGGATGCGACGCGAGTGTAGCCGCGAAGAACACGCTCTACCGCTGTCTCGCCAAGCTCTGCGAGCACAAAGACGAGCTCTTCAAGCACCTCCGCGAACGCTGGGGGGCGCTGTTCGGCGCGACATGCGACATCCTGTTGTACGACCTGACGAGCACCTACTTCGAGTGCGACGTCCCCGGGGCGTCCGGTCTCCGCCGCTTCGGGTACAGCCGCGACAGGCGCCCCGACTGCGTCCAGGTCGTCATCGCGCTCGTCGTGACTCCCGACGGGCTGCCCGTCGCCTATGAGACGATGAAGGGGAGCACGTCGGACAAGACCACGCTGAAGGACTTTCTGGCGAAGATCGAGAGGCTGTACGGCAAGTCGGGCCGGACCTGGATCATGGACCGCGGTATCCCCACCGAGGAGGTGCTCGGCGAGATGCGCGAGGCGGGAACGAGCTACCTCGTGGGGACGCCGCGCGGTCGGCTCACGAAGCTCCAGCGCGAGATCGCCGGCCAGCCCTGGCGGAAGGCCCGGGAGGGCATCCAGGTGAAAACCGCCGCAGGGACGGACGGCGACACGTATGTCCTGACCCGCAGCTGCGGCCGACGCGACAAGGAGCAGGCCATGCGCCGCCGGAGGCTCCGGATCCTGCTCCGGCGTCTCGGGGAGATCACCCAGATGAAGGACCTGGCCCACGACGAGCTGGTGGCAAAGGTCGCCGTGGCCAGGCATGAGGCGGGCCGCTCTGCGGGCCGCGCTGTGGACGTCAGACTGCCGACGGCCGAAGCGCCGTTCTCCTTCAGGCTGGACCGCGCGAAGCTCCGTGACGTGCGCAGGGGCGAGGGCACGTACCTGCTGCGGACGAATCTGCCACCGGAGAACCCCGAAGACCTCTGGAAACTCTACATCACGCTCACGGAGGTTGAGCAGGCCTTCAAGGATCTCAAGAACGACCTCGCCATCCGCCCGGTCTACCATCAGACCGACGGGCAGATCGAGGCGCACATCTTCGCCGGATTCCTCGCCTACTGCCTCTTTGCAACACTCAAGCAGCGCTCACGGGGGCTCGCTCCCGGCCTCACGCCGCGCGCCGTCTTGGACAAGTTCAAGACCGTGCAGATGATCGACGTCCACTTCCCAACGACTGACGGTAGAACGCTTGTACTCCCGCGTTACACACAGCCGGACAAGGATCTGCAGATCCTCCTCCACCGGCTCGATATGCGACTCCCCGAACAGCCGCCGCCCCGCATCGAGGCTTCTGCCGGGGACTGAAATGTAGGGGAAACCTTGAGGGTCAAACCCCAGCAAAATCGATGGTTTATACCTCGAACGGGGAAAGTCGGGCTAATCCCCCGGCGGCGACGCACGATCCCAGAACCAACCCCGCCGCCAGGGACCTTGCCCACGCACGCACGAACACGACTCCTCGCACCGCCCGTCCGCCCTCTCAGCGCCCGTCCGGATTCGGCTCTTCGTTCGTGAAGGGATCGCGCGCCGTCCGGAACCAGAACCCTTGCCCCGCCCGCAGCGTCATCTCCGGCGCCGACCATTCGCCGTCCGCTCCCTTGACGTTCTCCACGTAGCTGCTCGTTTCCTCGTCCCACACCAGCAACGTGTCCCCCGCCGCCGCGCCCCGCGCCAGCGCCGTCGCCGCCCACACCGCTTCCTTCGGATACGGATAACCCAACTGGTTCAGCCCGGGATTCACCGCCTGCGCGAACGCCTCGTCCACCGGCGCCAGGCCCTTGAGAAGAATCCCGTACTCCGCCTCCGGCGCATTGGCCGGCATTACAATCCAGAAGCCCGCGCCGCGCTTCCACGTCACGTTCCCTTCCCACTGACCCTTCCCGTCCAGCCGGTCAGTATCGTAGGCGCCATTCGCCGGGTTCCAGTGCCACACCGCGGTGCCCTCCGGAAGCCCCTGCCCGCCCAGCACGTCCGCGCTCTTCAGTTCCACTCCGCCCGCCCCGGCGTCAAACGCCCAGCCGACCATCACAAGGCCCCCGCGCAGACACTGCACCGCGATGGTTTCCTCCGCCGCCACCGGTGCCGCCACCGATGCCGTCGCCGCGCTTGCCGTGGCCTGCGTCCCCGCGCTTTCCACGCCAACCGCCTTGACTTGGGGCTGCCTCGTCCCGGACGTCCTTGCGCCGCCGGCCACGGTCAACACCGTGCCTCCCCGGCTGCCACCGCCGCCACCACCGCCGCCGCCACTCACATAGCGGATGATCACGATGCCGCTGCCGCCGTTGCCGCCAGCACTTGAGCTGCCTTTCGCTCCGCCACCGCCGCCGCCAGTGGAAACTGTGCCGGGTGATCCCGCACCAGAATTACTCCCTGCGCCCCCTGAAGTTCCGCCACCAGATCCCGCTGTAACGGCACTTCCAACACCGCCACCACCTCCGCCTGCGTAGTCTTTTGAAACGCCGGACATGGTGGAGGTCAACGGCGCACCACCATTGCCGCCCTGTCCTACTGCGCCGTTTGCACCAGCACCAGCATAACCGCCACCGCCGCCGCCCGAGCCATAAGCTCCGGCGTCAATGGCGTTGCCGCCTTTATTCCCCTGACCGGCAATACCATTTGCGCCGGTTCCTTTCGAGTCTGGGGCATTCTGACCATTTGCGCCACCACCACCTGAGCCGCCGATACTAGCATTGCCATTACCAGCACCGCCGCCGCCGCCAATGGCATTCATGCTGAATGCCGATGATACAAGGCCAGTGCTTCCGGCAGCATTTACTGCGCCAGCCCCACCTGCACCTACAACGATGGCATATCCTGTCGCGACGACGGAAGTTGATCCCAGGACCACTCCGCCAGCACCACCGCCG
It includes:
- a CDS encoding IS1634 family transposase, which produces MRGMYLKCHKRFKDGKEHRYWCIAESVRTRNGVSTRQVLYLGEINDSQRIQWCSAIEVVDGGGSGVRQMSLFPEDRVPPAGTVNPVRVRLDAMTLHRPRQWGGCWLSLELWNLLELEAFWGTHVADSRKGTRWTDVLAAIVTYRLLDPGSEWRMHREWFRNTAMADLLGCDASVAAKNTLYRCLAKLCEHKDELFKHLRERWGALFGATCDILLYDLTSTYFECDVPGASGLRRFGYSRDRRPDCVQVVIALVVTPDGLPVAYETMKGSTSDKTTLKDFLAKIERLYGKSGRTWIMDRGIPTEEVLGEMREAGTSYLVGTPRGRLTKLQREIAGQPWRKAREGIQVKTAAGTDGDTYVLTRSCGRRDKEQAMRRRRLRILLRRLGEITQMKDLAHDELVAKVAVARHEAGRSAGRAVDVRLPTAEAPFSFRLDRAKLRDVRRGEGTYLLRTNLPPENPEDLWKLYITLTEVEQAFKDLKNDLAIRPVYHQTDGQIEAHIFAGFLAYCLFATLKQRSRGLAPGLTPRAVLDKFKTVQMIDVHFPTTDGRTLVLPRYTQPDKDLQILLHRLDMRLPEQPPPRIEASAGD